The Vulpes vulpes isolate BD-2025 chromosome 8, VulVul3, whole genome shotgun sequence genome has a window encoding:
- the PRPH gene encoding peripherin isoform X2, translating to MSHPSGLRAGVSATSYRRTFGPPPSLSPGAFSYASSSRFSSSRLLGSASPGSSVRLGSFRGPRAGAGALLRLPSERLDFSMAEALNQEFLATRSNEKQELQELNDRFANFIEKVRFLEQQNAALRGELSQARGQEPARADQLCQQELRELRRELELLGRERDRVQVERDGLAEDLAALKQRLEEETRKREDAEHNLVLFRKDVDDATLSRLELERKIESLMDEIEFLKKLHEEELRDLQVSVESQQVQQVEVEATVKPELTAALRDIRAQYESIAAKNLQEAEEWYKSKYADLSDAANRNHEALRQAKQEMNESRRQIQSLTCEVDGLRGTNEALLRQLRELEEQFALEAGGYQAGAARLEEELRQLKEEMARHLREYQELLNVKMALDIEIATYRKLLEGEESRISVPVHSFASLSMKTSVPEVEPPQDSHSRKMVLIKTIETRDGEVVTESQKEQRSELDKSSTHSY from the exons ATGAGCCACCCGTCGGGCCTCCGGGCCGGCGTCAGCGCCACCTCCTACCGCCGCACCTTCGGGCCTCCGCCCTCACTGTCCCCCGGGGCCTTCTCCTACGCGTCCAGCTCCCGCTTCTCGAGCAGCCGCCTGCTGGGCTCGGCGTCCCCCGGCTCCTCCGTGCGCCTGGGCAGCTTCCGCGGGCCCCGGGCCGGCGCGGGCGCCCTCCTGCGCCTGCCCTCGGAGCGCCTCGACTTCTCCATGGCCGAGGCCCTCAACCAGGAGTTCCTGGCCACGCGCAGCAacgagaagcaggagctgcaggaGCTCAACGACCGCTTCGCCAACTTCATCGAGAAGGTGCGCTTCCTGGAGCAGCAGAACGCGGCCCTGCGCGGGGAGCTGAGCCAGGCCCGGGGCCAGGAGCCGGCGCGCGCCGACCAGCTGTGCCAGCAGGAGCTGCGGGAGCTGCGCAGGGAGCTGGAGCTGCTGGGCCGCGAGCGCGACCGGGTGCAGGTGGAGCGCGACGGGCTGGCGGAGGACCTGGCGGCGCTCAAGCAGAG GCTGGAGGAGGAGACGCGCAAGCGGGAGGATGCGGAGCACAACCTCGTGCTCTTCCGCAAG GACGTGGACGACGCCACCCTGTCCCGCCTGGAATTAGAGCGCAAGATTGAGTCCCTGATGGATGAGATTGAGTTCCTCAAGAAGCTACATGAGGAG GAGCTGCGGGACCTGCAGGTGAGCGTGGAGAGCCAGCAGGTGCAGCAGGTCGAGGTGGAGGCCACCGTGAAGCCCGAGCTGACCGCCGCGCTGCGGGACATCCGCGCGCAGTACGAGAGCATCGCGGCGAAGAACCTGCAGGAGGCCGAGGAGTGGTACAAGTCCAAG TACGCGGACCTGTCCGACGCCGCCAACCGGAACCACGAGGCCCTGCGTCAGGCCAAGCAGGAGATGAACGAGTCCCGACGCCAGATTCAGAGTCTGACGTGCGAGGTGGACGGGCTACGCGGCACC aacGAGGCGCTGCTCAGACAGCTGCGGGAGCTGGAGGAGCAGTTTGCCCTGGAGGCCGGCGGGTACCAGGCGGGCGCCGCGAGGCTCGAGGAGGAGCTGCGACAGCTCAAGGAGGAGATGGCCCGGCACCTGCGCGAGTACCAGGAGCTCCTCAACGTCAAGATGGCCCTGGACATCGAGATCGCCACCTACCGCAAGCTGCTGGAGGGCGAGGagagcag GATCTCCGTGCCAGTCCACTCCTTCGCGTCCTTGAGTATGAAGACGAGCG TGCCTGAGGTGGAGCCTCCGCAGGACAGCCACAGCAGGAAGATGGTTCTGATCAAGACCATTGAGACCCGGGATGGGGAG GTGGTGACTGAGTCCCAGAAGGAGCAGCGCAGTGAGCTGGACAAGTCTTCTACTCACAGCTACTGA
- the PRPH gene encoding peripherin isoform X1: protein MSHPSGLRAGVSATSYRRTFGPPPSLSPGAFSYASSSRFSSSRLLGSASPGSSVRLGSFRGPRAGAGALLRLPSERLDFSMAEALNQEFLATRSNEKQELQELNDRFANFIEKVRFLEQQNAALRGELSQARGQEPARADQLCQQELRELRRELELLGRERDRVQVERDGLAEDLAALKQRLEEETRKREDAEHNLVLFRKDVDDATLSRLELERKIESLMDEIEFLKKLHEEELRDLQVSVESQQVQQVEVEATVKPELTAALRDIRAQYESIAAKNLQEAEEWYKSKYADLSDAANRNHEALRQAKQEMNESRRQIQSLTCEVDGLRGTNEALLRQLRELEEQFALEAGGYQAGAARLEEELRQLKEEMARHLREYQELLNVKMALDIEIATYRKLLEGEESRISVPVHSFASLSMKTSVPEVEPPQDSHSRKMVLIKTIETRDGEQVVTESQKEQRSELDKSSTHSY from the exons ATGAGCCACCCGTCGGGCCTCCGGGCCGGCGTCAGCGCCACCTCCTACCGCCGCACCTTCGGGCCTCCGCCCTCACTGTCCCCCGGGGCCTTCTCCTACGCGTCCAGCTCCCGCTTCTCGAGCAGCCGCCTGCTGGGCTCGGCGTCCCCCGGCTCCTCCGTGCGCCTGGGCAGCTTCCGCGGGCCCCGGGCCGGCGCGGGCGCCCTCCTGCGCCTGCCCTCGGAGCGCCTCGACTTCTCCATGGCCGAGGCCCTCAACCAGGAGTTCCTGGCCACGCGCAGCAacgagaagcaggagctgcaggaGCTCAACGACCGCTTCGCCAACTTCATCGAGAAGGTGCGCTTCCTGGAGCAGCAGAACGCGGCCCTGCGCGGGGAGCTGAGCCAGGCCCGGGGCCAGGAGCCGGCGCGCGCCGACCAGCTGTGCCAGCAGGAGCTGCGGGAGCTGCGCAGGGAGCTGGAGCTGCTGGGCCGCGAGCGCGACCGGGTGCAGGTGGAGCGCGACGGGCTGGCGGAGGACCTGGCGGCGCTCAAGCAGAG GCTGGAGGAGGAGACGCGCAAGCGGGAGGATGCGGAGCACAACCTCGTGCTCTTCCGCAAG GACGTGGACGACGCCACCCTGTCCCGCCTGGAATTAGAGCGCAAGATTGAGTCCCTGATGGATGAGATTGAGTTCCTCAAGAAGCTACATGAGGAG GAGCTGCGGGACCTGCAGGTGAGCGTGGAGAGCCAGCAGGTGCAGCAGGTCGAGGTGGAGGCCACCGTGAAGCCCGAGCTGACCGCCGCGCTGCGGGACATCCGCGCGCAGTACGAGAGCATCGCGGCGAAGAACCTGCAGGAGGCCGAGGAGTGGTACAAGTCCAAG TACGCGGACCTGTCCGACGCCGCCAACCGGAACCACGAGGCCCTGCGTCAGGCCAAGCAGGAGATGAACGAGTCCCGACGCCAGATTCAGAGTCTGACGTGCGAGGTGGACGGGCTACGCGGCACC aacGAGGCGCTGCTCAGACAGCTGCGGGAGCTGGAGGAGCAGTTTGCCCTGGAGGCCGGCGGGTACCAGGCGGGCGCCGCGAGGCTCGAGGAGGAGCTGCGACAGCTCAAGGAGGAGATGGCCCGGCACCTGCGCGAGTACCAGGAGCTCCTCAACGTCAAGATGGCCCTGGACATCGAGATCGCCACCTACCGCAAGCTGCTGGAGGGCGAGGagagcag GATCTCCGTGCCAGTCCACTCCTTCGCGTCCTTGAGTATGAAGACGAGCG TGCCTGAGGTGGAGCCTCCGCAGGACAGCCACAGCAGGAAGATGGTTCTGATCAAGACCATTGAGACCCGGGATGGGGAG CAGGTGGTGACTGAGTCCCAGAAGGAGCAGCGCAGTGAGCTGGACAAGTCTTCTACTCACAGCTACTGA